The Pyxidicoccus sp. MSG2 DNA segment GAGGCCCATCCACCGGACAGCGACAAGGTCCCGATTTGCGCCGTGGCCCGCCTCAGCCGTGACCAGATGCGGAAGAGTCCCGACTCGAAACCCGGCATGGCCATCCTCGAAGGGTCCACTGCGGCGGCCTACATCGTGGATGCCTTCCGCTGATACGCAGGCTTGGCTGACGTGTCCTGTGGTCACGCGGTGCGCGCGAGCGTGCTGGCGGGCAACTCGATGAGGAACTCCGTCCCCTGGCCCACCTCGCTGTGCACGGTGAGCGTGCCCTCGTGCTTGTGCACCAGCGCGGAGACGATGGCGAGCCCCAGCCCCGTGCCCTGTGTCTTCGTGGTGAAGAGCGGCTCGAAGATTTTCGACAGCACCTCGGCGGGAATCCCCGACCCGTCGTCCACCACGCGCAGGCGCCAGGGCACGCCCGCGCCGCCCTCGGCGTGGACGCGCACGGTGCCGTTGCTGCCCGGGGGCACCGCCTCCACGGCGTTCTGCACCAGGTTCACCAGCACCATGCGGAACAGCTCGCGGTCCAGCCGCGGCACCGGGAGCGACTCCGGCACCTCGTTGACGAGGCGCACCCCCGCGCGCTGGGGCACCACGCCCAACACCTCGTCCACCAGCGGGCGCAGCGCGCAGGGCGCGAGCTGGGGCGGCCGCTCGCGCGCGAAGTCCAGCACGTCGGAGATGATGCGCGCGCACACCGCCAGCTCGCGCTCGGTGACGTCGAGGAAATGGAGGATGCGCGAGTCCGTCAGCGTGCCCTGGAGGTTGGCCACCCGCAGCAGGACGCAGGACAGCGCGGTGCGCGCCGCGGCCAGCGGGTTGCGCAGCTCGTGGCTGATGCTCGCGGCCAGCTGCCCCATGGTGGCCAGCTTCTCGATGCGCGAGTACTGCTGCTGGAACTCGCGCAGTTGCTGCTCGGCGCGCACCAGCGCCTGCTGCTGCGTCTGGAGCTTCTGCTCGTGCGCCAGCTCCGCTTCCGCCCGGCGCTCGGCCGTCTCCCAGGCCTCGCGCTGGAAGACGCGGCACGCCGCGAGCAGCACGGCGTCCGTGACGAGCACCCAGAAGGCCAGCTCCAGGAAGCGCCAGCCCGCCGAATCCGCCGTGCCGTAGACGGACTGGGGCCACAGCACGCCCCGCGCGAAGTGGTCCAGGATGGTGGTGGCGCTCGCTGACAGCAGCACCCACGGGTCTCTGTAGAAGGCGAGCAGGGCCAGCGACGCGAAGATGTGGAAGTGCGTCTCGCTGCGTCCGGCCGTGAGGTGGATGAGCAGCGCCGACCAGAGCATCTGCGCCACCGCCATGCCCTGTCGCGCGAGCACCGAGCCCGGCCGCCAGCGCGCCAGCACCAGGGGGAGCACGCTGAGCGCCGCGCCCAGGAGGACGGCGGTGTGCACGTGGGCGTGCTCCGTGCGCGCCTTGCCCTCCCACGCCAGCGGGGAGAAGACCGATGCCACCGCCACTCCGCACACCCACTGGCCTGCCATCAACCACGCGAACAGCCCATCCACCCGTCGCCGGACCTCTTGCAACTGAGATGCATGAAGCCGGGCCGCGCGCTCCTGAAGCGAGGGTGCGCTCATGGGCATGAGGACTCCTTCAGGGTGCGGACGAGCACGAGGTGGAAATTGCCGTGGCCATGGAAGGACCTGGGCTGGCTCATCGACTCGGGTGGTGATGGCGGGGCCGCGCACGACGTCATCGGGAGGTAGTGAGCGAGGCGGGCCC contains these protein-coding regions:
- a CDS encoding sensor histidine kinase — its product is MSAPSLQERAARLHASQLQEVRRRVDGLFAWLMAGQWVCGVAVASVFSPLAWEGKARTEHAHVHTAVLLGAALSVLPLVLARWRPGSVLARQGMAVAQMLWSALLIHLTAGRSETHFHIFASLALLAFYRDPWVLLSASATTILDHFARGVLWPQSVYGTADSAGWRFLELAFWVLVTDAVLLAACRVFQREAWETAERRAEAELAHEQKLQTQQQALVRAEQQLREFQQQYSRIEKLATMGQLAASISHELRNPLAAARTALSCVLLRVANLQGTLTDSRILHFLDVTERELAVCARIISDVLDFARERPPQLAPCALRPLVDEVLGVVPQRAGVRLVNEVPESLPVPRLDRELFRMVLVNLVQNAVEAVPPGSNGTVRVHAEGGAGVPWRLRVVDDGSGIPAEVLSKIFEPLFTTKTQGTGLGLAIVSALVHKHEGTLTVHSEVGQGTEFLIELPASTLARTA